From one Erinaceus europaeus chromosome 4, mEriEur2.1, whole genome shotgun sequence genomic stretch:
- the SAYSD1 gene encoding SAYSvFN domain-containing protein 1, which translates to MEQRLAEFRAARQRAGLAAAPRTSNQSAHSSGGKGKAAETPKAGWLKRFLFWKLRSANFQAGPSLTQEVAQPGSSTSQLPQNPAVPAPTAQDQSLLTKITILKVLLWLVLLGLFVELEFGLVYFVLSLFYWMYVGTRSPREKKVGERSAYSVFNPGCEAIQGTLTAEQFERELLFRPLEGR; encoded by the exons ATGGAACAGCGGTTAGCTGAGTTTCGGGCGGCCCGTCAACGGGCCGGGCTGGCGGCGGCACCCAGAACTTCGAACCAGAGTGCACACAGTTCcggagggaaagggaaagcagCTGAGACTCCAAAGGCAGGCTGGCTAAAACGGTTCCTGTTTTGGAAACTGAGGTCCGCGAACTTCCAGGCCGGGCCCAGTCTCACCCAG GAAGTGGCTCAGCCTGGGAGCAGCACGTCACAGTTGCCACAGAACCCAGCTGTTCCTGCACCCACAGCACAGGACCAGTCTCTCCTCACCAAAATCACCATCTTGAAGGTTCTTCTCTGGCTGGTCCTCCTCGGACTGTTTGTGGAACTGGAATTTGGCCTGGTTTACTTTGTCCTATCCCTATTCTACTGGATGTATGTTGGGACAAGAAGCCCTAGAGAGAAGAAGGTGGGAGAGAGGAGTGCCTACTCTGTGTTCAACCCGGGCTGCGAAGCCATCCAGGGCACCTTGACTGCAGAGCAGTTTGAACGCGAGTTACTGTTTAGACCCCTGGAGGGGAGATAA